One stretch of Ornithinimicrobium ciconiae DNA includes these proteins:
- a CDS encoding SDR family NAD(P)-dependent oxidoreductase, translated as MQITQDTVALITGGASGLGEATARRLFEEGASVVLVDLPGGRGEDLAAELGERVRFAPADVRDEEAIRAAVATAAELGTLRIVVNCAGIATPGRILSRKGTLDLETYRAVIEINLIGTFNVLRLTAEAMAANEPVDGDRGVVLMTASVAAYDGQIGQAAYASSKGGIVGLTITAARDLADKGIRVMTIAPGIFETPMMAGLGDDVRASLEALVPHPARLGKPEEYAALVTHIVDNPLLNGEVIRLDGALRMPPR; from the coding sequence GTGCAGATCACCCAGGACACCGTCGCACTGATCACCGGAGGCGCGAGCGGCCTCGGCGAGGCCACCGCCCGTCGGCTGTTCGAGGAGGGGGCGAGCGTCGTGCTCGTCGACCTGCCCGGTGGACGCGGTGAGGACCTCGCGGCCGAGCTCGGCGAGCGCGTGCGCTTCGCCCCAGCTGACGTGCGGGACGAGGAGGCCATCCGCGCGGCCGTGGCGACCGCCGCCGAGCTGGGCACCCTGCGGATCGTCGTCAACTGCGCCGGCATCGCCACGCCGGGCCGCATCCTGTCCCGCAAGGGGACCCTGGACCTGGAGACCTATCGCGCCGTCATCGAGATCAACCTAATCGGCACCTTCAACGTGCTGCGCCTGACCGCCGAGGCGATGGCGGCCAACGAGCCCGTCGACGGCGACCGTGGCGTGGTGCTGATGACCGCCTCCGTGGCGGCCTATGACGGCCAGATCGGGCAGGCGGCCTATGCCTCGTCCAAGGGCGGCATCGTCGGGCTGACCATCACCGCCGCGCGCGACCTGGCCGACAAGGGGATCCGCGTGATGACGATCGCACCGGGCATCTTCGAGACCCCGATGATGGCCGGCCTCGGCGACGACGTCCGCGCCTCCCTCGAGGCCCTGGTGCCGCACCCGGCCCGCCTCGGCAAGCCGGAGGAGTATGCCGCGCTGGTCACCCACATCGTCGACAACCCGCTGCTCAACGGCGAGGTCATCCGCCTCGACGGCGCCCTCCGGATGCCCCCGCGCTGA
- a CDS encoding acyl-CoA dehydrogenase family protein, which yields MPVTRLLPTEESHELIALVREIAREQLLPAVDEAEAAARLPREVFTLLGQAGLLSLPYAEELGGGGQPYEVYLQVVEEIAHAWMSVAVGVSVHSLTAFPVSTFGTPEQHETLLTQMLSGEQLGAYCLSEPHAGSDVAAIRTRATRVDGGYEITGGKAWISHAGHADYYTTFVRTSDDGGRGLSCFIVPADAEGLTFAEPERKMGLDSDTVGEVLFDKVFVPDDRLIGEPGQGMSIALAALEAGRLGIAAAATGLAQRALDEAVSYAKEREQFGRPIADNQGLAFLLADMAAAVGTARSTYLHAARLKDAGLPHSQEASIAKLVATDAAMKVTTDAVQVLGGYGYTKDFPVERFMREAKVTQIFEGTNQIQRLVISRQLLR from the coding sequence ATGCCAGTGACGCGCCTGCTGCCGACAGAGGAATCCCACGAGCTCATCGCTCTGGTCAGGGAGATCGCCCGGGAGCAGCTGCTGCCGGCCGTGGACGAGGCCGAGGCTGCCGCCCGCCTCCCCCGTGAGGTCTTCACCCTGCTCGGACAGGCCGGCCTGCTCTCCCTGCCGTATGCCGAGGAGCTGGGCGGCGGGGGTCAGCCCTACGAGGTCTATCTGCAGGTGGTCGAGGAGATCGCGCACGCGTGGATGTCGGTCGCGGTCGGGGTCTCGGTCCACAGCCTCACCGCCTTCCCGGTGTCCACCTTCGGCACGCCGGAGCAGCACGAGACCCTGTTGACGCAGATGCTGTCGGGCGAGCAGCTCGGTGCCTACTGCCTCTCCGAGCCGCACGCCGGCTCCGACGTCGCGGCGATCCGCACCCGCGCCACCAGGGTCGACGGGGGTTATGAGATCACCGGCGGCAAGGCGTGGATCAGCCACGCCGGGCACGCCGACTACTACACCACCTTTGTCCGCACCTCCGACGACGGCGGCCGCGGCCTGAGCTGCTTCATCGTCCCGGCCGACGCCGAGGGTCTGACCTTCGCCGAGCCCGAGCGCAAGATGGGCCTGGACTCCGACACCGTCGGCGAGGTGCTCTTCGACAAGGTCTTCGTCCCCGACGACCGCCTCATCGGCGAGCCCGGCCAGGGCATGTCGATCGCCCTGGCCGCGCTCGAGGCGGGACGGCTGGGCATCGCAGCGGCCGCCACCGGGCTGGCCCAACGAGCGCTGGACGAGGCGGTGTCCTATGCCAAGGAGCGCGAGCAGTTCGGCCGACCCATCGCCGACAACCAGGGTCTGGCCTTCCTGCTGGCTGACATGGCCGCAGCCGTCGGCACCGCTCGGAGCACCTATCTGCACGCAGCCCGTCTGAAGGACGCCGGCCTCCCGCACAGCCAGGAGGCCTCCATCGCCAAGCTGGTCGCAACGGACGCGGCGATGAAGGTCACCACCGACGCCGTGCAGGTGCTCGGCGGCTACGGCTACACCAAGGACTTCCCGGTCGAGCGCTTCATGCGCGAGGCCAAGGTCACCCAGATCTTCGAGGGCACCAACCAGATCCAGCGTCTGGTCATCTCCCGCCAGCTGCTGCGCTGA
- a CDS encoding TOBE domain-containing protein gives MPQLRISEAASLLGVSDDTVRRWADQGRLPVERSETGRMHVEGKDLAALAQELATDQESGLHSSARNQLRGIVTKVTRDTVMAQVELQCGPFRVVSLMSAEAVDELGLEPGVVSVASIKATQVVVAIPAER, from the coding sequence ATGCCGCAGTTGAGGATTAGTGAGGCCGCGTCGCTCCTCGGCGTCAGCGACGACACGGTGCGCCGCTGGGCCGATCAGGGGCGATTGCCGGTGGAGCGCTCGGAGACCGGTCGGATGCACGTCGAGGGCAAGGACCTGGCTGCGCTCGCCCAGGAGTTGGCGACTGACCAGGAGTCCGGTCTCCACAGCTCGGCGCGCAACCAGTTGCGGGGGATCGTCACCAAGGTCACCAGAGACACCGTGATGGCCCAGGTCGAGTTGCAGTGCGGGCCGTTCCGGGTGGTGTCGCTGATGAGTGCCGAGGCGGTCGACGAGCTCGGCCTCGAGCCCGGTGTGGTCTCCGTCGCCTCCATCAAGGCGACCCAGGTCGTCGTCGCCATCCCGGCCGAGCGCTGA
- the modA gene encoding molybdate ABC transporter substrate-binding protein: protein MSSRRQPPTRRQPSVGCQPSAGRSLPVVASLVILLGALSGCGGAEGVDGPDVMVFAAASLTDVFTELGEQFEDEHPGTTVGFNFAGSSGLAQQIVEGAPADVFAAASPAAMAQVTEEGRGSGAPITFSRNRLMIAAPAGNPAGVTGLEDLADEDLTIALCAQEVPCGAASVQVFEAAGLTPAPDTYEQDVRAVLTKVELGEVDAALVYRTDVLAAGEAVEGIDLPEPQEGVNDYPIALLSGAFNPDGAQQFIDFVLSDTGRATLAEAGFDLP from the coding sequence ATGTCCTCCCGCAGGCAACCGCCCACTCGCCGCCAGCCATCCGTCGGATGCCAACCGTCCGCCGGCCGCAGCCTGCCCGTCGTCGCGAGTCTCGTCATACTCCTGGGTGCCCTGAGCGGCTGCGGGGGTGCTGAGGGCGTCGATGGCCCCGACGTCATGGTGTTCGCGGCCGCGTCGCTGACCGACGTCTTCACCGAGCTGGGGGAGCAGTTCGAGGACGAGCACCCCGGGACGACGGTGGGGTTCAACTTCGCGGGCAGCTCGGGGCTGGCCCAGCAGATCGTCGAGGGGGCGCCCGCGGATGTGTTCGCGGCGGCCTCGCCGGCGGCGATGGCGCAGGTGACCGAGGAGGGGCGGGGCAGTGGTGCCCCGATCACCTTCAGCCGCAACCGGCTGATGATCGCTGCCCCAGCCGGCAACCCGGCCGGGGTGACCGGGCTCGAGGACCTCGCCGATGAGGACCTCACGATCGCGCTGTGCGCGCAGGAGGTGCCCTGCGGGGCGGCCTCGGTCCAGGTCTTCGAAGCGGCGGGACTCACGCCCGCGCCCGACACCTATGAGCAGGACGTCCGGGCGGTGCTGACAAAGGTTGAGCTCGGCGAGGTCGACGCCGCACTGGTCTATCGCACCGACGTCCTGGCGGCAGGGGAGGCGGTGGAGGGCATCGACCTCCCCGAGCCGCAGGAGGGCGTCAACGACTACCCGATCGCGCTGCTGAGCGGCGCGTTCAACCCCGACGGGGCCCAGCAGTTCATCGACTTCGTCCTCAGCGACACCGGACGAGCGACCCTGGCAGAGGCCGGCTTTGACCTCCCCTGA
- a CDS encoding ABC transporter permease gives MTSPEVAVARAGRGSGIPPVLLIPATLGLLFLQLPLVGLLVRAPWTDLGEHLSDPAVLEALRLSLVSALLATLVCLVLGVPLAWVLARAEFPGLRLVRALITLPLVLPPVVGGVALLLLLGRRGLIGQHLYDWFGVSLPFTTAAVVIAEAFVAMPFLVIAVEGALRGADRRYEDAAATLGAGRWLIFRRVTLPLVAPGISAGAVLCFARALGEFGATITFAGNFPGVTRTMPLAVYLALESDPESAIVLALVLLLVSVIVLVALRGRWVSGVTS, from the coding sequence TTGACCTCCCCTGAGGTGGCCGTGGCCCGCGCCGGCCGGGGCAGCGGCATCCCGCCCGTGCTGCTGATCCCGGCCACTCTCGGACTGCTCTTCCTCCAGCTTCCCCTCGTGGGACTCCTGGTCCGCGCGCCCTGGACCGACCTGGGCGAGCACCTCTCCGACCCCGCCGTGCTGGAGGCGCTGCGGCTGTCGCTGGTCTCGGCTCTCCTGGCGACCCTGGTCTGCCTGGTGCTGGGCGTACCGCTCGCCTGGGTGCTGGCCCGTGCGGAGTTCCCGGGGCTGCGGCTGGTCCGCGCCCTGATCACCCTCCCGCTCGTGCTGCCACCCGTCGTCGGGGGCGTCGCCCTGCTCCTGCTCCTCGGGCGCCGTGGCCTGATTGGGCAGCACCTCTATGACTGGTTCGGCGTCAGCCTGCCGTTCACGACCGCGGCGGTCGTGATCGCCGAGGCGTTCGTGGCGATGCCCTTCCTGGTGATCGCCGTGGAGGGTGCGCTGCGTGGTGCGGACCGGCGCTATGAGGACGCGGCCGCCACGCTCGGAGCCGGGCGCTGGCTGATTTTCCGCCGGGTCACCCTGCCGCTGGTCGCCCCCGGCATCTCAGCCGGCGCTGTCCTGTGCTTTGCCCGCGCCCTCGGGGAGTTTGGGGCGACCATCACCTTCGCCGGCAACTTCCCGGGCGTCACCCGGACGATGCCCCTGGCGGTCTATCTGGCCCTGGAGTCCGATCCCGAGTCCGCCATCGTGCTGGCCCTGGTGCTGCTGCTGGTCTCGGTCATCGTGCTGGTGGCTTTGCGAGGCCGCTGGGTCAGCGGGGTGACCTCATGA
- a CDS encoding ABC transporter ATP-binding protein: MTGTPDPHATDRSHDPRETGLGGGLTAYLPISRGRFRLEAQLDVPPGQVVALIGPNGAGKSTVLHALAGLLRLRDGVIALDGRLLDEPASGTFVPPQRRDVGVVFQDYLLFPHLSALENVAFGPRARGLARGPAREEARTWLERVGLASHAGSRPAQLSGGQAQRVALARALATRPQLVLLDEPLAALDAGTRLEVRSDLARHLREFGGSAVMVTHDPLDAMVVADRIVVLENGQIVQDDAPAEVARAPRTEYVARLVGLNLHRGQGDGATVRLDAGGVLHVADAAAGPVLVAFPPTSVTVHRHQPEGSARNVWRGTIAGLEQHAHTIRVQVAAPEHPPVLADVTPAAVAELELAVGADVWVSFKATDTHVYPGATH; this comes from the coding sequence ATGACCGGAACGCCCGACCCGCACGCGACAGACCGGTCCCACGACCCCCGCGAGACCGGCCTCGGCGGTGGCCTCACGGCATACCTGCCCATCAGCCGCGGCCGGTTCCGGCTGGAGGCACAGCTGGACGTCCCGCCCGGACAGGTGGTCGCCCTGATCGGACCAAACGGCGCGGGCAAGTCCACCGTGCTCCACGCACTCGCCGGGCTGTTGCGGCTGCGGGACGGTGTGATCGCGCTGGATGGGCGGCTGCTCGATGAGCCGGCGTCGGGCACATTCGTGCCACCACAACGACGGGATGTGGGTGTGGTCTTCCAGGACTACCTGCTGTTTCCGCATCTGAGCGCGCTGGAGAACGTCGCCTTCGGTCCCCGTGCGCGCGGCCTGGCCCGCGGCCCCGCCCGGGAGGAGGCGCGCACCTGGTTGGAGCGGGTCGGGTTGGCCAGCCACGCCGGATCCCGCCCCGCCCAACTCTCCGGTGGCCAGGCCCAACGGGTGGCGCTGGCGCGGGCGCTGGCGACCCGTCCGCAACTCGTCCTCCTCGACGAACCGCTGGCCGCGCTGGACGCCGGGACCCGGCTGGAGGTGCGCTCGGACCTGGCCCGACACCTGCGGGAGTTCGGGGGCAGCGCGGTGATGGTCACCCACGACCCGTTGGACGCGATGGTCGTGGCCGACCGCATCGTCGTGCTCGAGAACGGGCAGATCGTGCAGGACGATGCCCCTGCGGAGGTGGCCCGCGCACCGCGCACGGAGTATGTCGCGCGCCTGGTCGGTCTGAACCTGCACCGTGGGCAGGGGGACGGTGCCACGGTGCGCCTCGATGCCGGTGGTGTCCTGCACGTCGCGGACGCCGCAGCCGGGCCTGTGCTCGTTGCCTTCCCGCCGACCTCGGTCACCGTGCACCGCCACCAGCCCGAGGGCTCGGCGCGCAATGTGTGGCGGGGCACGATCGCCGGTCTGGAGCAGCACGCCCACACGATCCGGGTCCAGGTCGCGGCGCCGGAGCACCCGCCGGTGCTGGCCGATGTGACCCCCGCAGCGGTCGCCGAGCTTGAGCTCGCCGTCGGCGCCGACGTGTGGGTGTCGTTCAAGGCCACCGACACGCACGTGTATCCGGGCGCCACCCACTGA
- a CDS encoding SGNH/GDSL hydrolase family protein gives MTGTTRTGSIRPEAHPWSRYVALGDSMTEGLGDPGPDGALGGWADRLAALLSAHSPDFAYGNLAVRGRRLDDIAGRQVDLGLELEPDLVSIIGGGNDILRPGADPDALAAELEDAVARIRATGADVLMATPTDPAGAPVVERTRPKVAVYLAHLWSIADRQGAYLLNQWSLTFLKDWRMWEPDRIHMSAEGHRRVALAAYETLGHTAAEANWRIPLPPQPRPGRIEALRENAVWAKEYAAPWVGRRLRGRSSGDNLPPKRPDLGPVQPTGRTHQDP, from the coding sequence ATGACCGGCACGACCCGCACCGGCAGCATCCGCCCCGAGGCCCATCCCTGGAGCCGTTATGTGGCCCTGGGTGACTCCATGACCGAGGGCTTGGGTGACCCCGGCCCGGACGGGGCGCTCGGCGGCTGGGCCGACCGCCTCGCCGCACTCCTGTCCGCGCACTCGCCGGACTTCGCCTACGGCAACCTGGCAGTCCGCGGACGCCGACTGGACGACATCGCCGGCCGCCAGGTCGACCTCGGGCTGGAGCTGGAGCCAGATCTGGTCAGCATCATCGGCGGCGGCAACGACATCCTGCGGCCGGGGGCCGATCCCGACGCCCTCGCGGCCGAGCTCGAGGATGCTGTCGCCCGCATCCGGGCGACGGGCGCCGACGTGCTCATGGCGACACCGACTGACCCCGCCGGGGCACCGGTCGTGGAACGCACCCGTCCCAAGGTCGCCGTCTACCTGGCCCACCTGTGGTCGATCGCCGACCGCCAGGGCGCCTACCTGCTCAACCAGTGGTCCCTGACCTTCCTCAAGGACTGGCGCATGTGGGAGCCGGACCGGATCCACATGAGTGCCGAGGGGCACCGCCGGGTCGCTCTGGCCGCCTACGAAACTCTGGGCCACACGGCCGCTGAGGCGAACTGGCGGATCCCCCTGCCCCCGCAACCGCGACCGGGCCGCATCGAGGCGCTGCGGGAGAACGCGGTCTGGGCCAAGGAGTATGCCGCTCCCTGGGTCGGCCGCCGCCTGCGTGGCCGGTCCTCGGGCGACAACCTGCCGCCCAAGCGGCCAGACCTCGGTCCGGTCCAGCCGACAGGGCGCACCCACCAGGACCCGTGA
- a CDS encoding uracil-DNA glycosylase, which yields MPTASLADLVHPSWSRALAPATDTVRELGAFLRAEVVAGRGYLPAGPHILRVFEQPLDRVKVLIVGQDPYPTPGHAVGLSFSVAPDVRPVPRSLQNIYAELATDLSMPTPSSGDLTSWAEHGVLLLNRVLTVRPHTPASHRGKGWEQLTDLAIAALAGRGGPLVAILWGRDARSLAPALGDVPTIQSAHPSPLSARGGFFGSRPFSRANDLLIAQGGEPVDWSLP from the coding sequence CTGCCCACCGCCTCGCTGGCCGACCTCGTGCACCCCTCATGGTCGCGCGCCTTGGCGCCGGCCACCGACACCGTCCGCGAGCTCGGAGCATTCCTGCGCGCCGAGGTGGTCGCCGGCCGGGGTTATCTGCCGGCGGGCCCGCACATCCTGCGGGTCTTCGAGCAACCCCTCGACCGGGTGAAGGTCCTCATCGTCGGGCAGGACCCCTATCCCACGCCCGGACACGCCGTCGGTCTGTCCTTCTCGGTGGCACCCGACGTGCGACCGGTGCCGCGCAGCCTGCAGAACATCTATGCAGAGCTGGCCACGGATCTAAGTATGCCGACCCCCAGCTCCGGCGATCTCACTTCCTGGGCCGAGCACGGCGTGCTGCTGCTGAACCGGGTGCTGACCGTGCGTCCCCACACCCCGGCCAGCCACCGCGGCAAGGGATGGGAGCAGCTCACCGACCTGGCGATCGCTGCCCTCGCGGGGCGCGGTGGTCCGCTGGTGGCGATCCTGTGGGGGCGCGACGCCAGATCACTGGCCCCCGCCCTGGGGGACGTCCCCACGATCCAGAGCGCGCACCCCTCACCGCTGTCCGCCCGCGGCGGCTTCTTCGGATCCCGGCCCTTCAGTCGCGCCAACGACCTCCTCATCGCGCAGGGCGGGGAGCCGGTCGACTGGAGTCTGCCCTGA
- a CDS encoding DUF3263 domain-containing protein — MGAASRIEGAERSAGLTERERAIIDFERQWWKYAGAKEQAIKDLFDLSATRYYQLLNELIDTQDALEHDPMLVKRLRRMRAQRQKSRSARRLGVQI, encoded by the coding sequence ATGGGTGCCGCATCGCGGATCGAGGGAGCTGAGCGCTCCGCGGGACTGACCGAGCGCGAGCGCGCGATCATCGACTTCGAGCGGCAGTGGTGGAAGTATGCCGGGGCCAAGGAGCAGGCGATCAAGGACCTGTTTGACTTGAGTGCGACGCGCTATTACCAGCTCCTCAATGAGCTGATCGACACCCAGGATGCGTTGGAGCACGACCCGATGCTGGTCAAGCGGCTGCGCCGGATGCGTGCGCAACGGCAGAAGTCGCGCTCGGCGCGCCGCCTCGGAGTGCAGATCTGA
- a CDS encoding DUF4097 family beta strand repeat-containing protein: protein MDHTFETANPPDLAVEIGSGDVEITAGETNGRTLVTVTGKGAEETTVEQHGNTISITGPRSRHGFSFSFGSSLLRVRISTPTGSGLSTKLGSAELTARGLLGPCDLRSGSGDTVLEGTGPLEVTAGSGDLQVSTIGGDASVRSGSGCIRIGHAAGDVHSVTGSGDVLIGGVSGQLNAKSGSGDIRVESAGSGAEITTASGDIRLDRLEVGRVQARTASGDVEVGVASGLPAWTDIHTVTGDVRSALASLGKPAEGAPFVELRLRSVSGDITVGHLPAEQTTRSADAPTEPPTFRPTTSPDPTRTF from the coding sequence ATGGACCACACCTTTGAGACAGCGAATCCCCCCGACCTGGCCGTCGAGATCGGCTCCGGCGACGTCGAGATCACCGCCGGCGAGACCAACGGCCGCACGCTGGTCACCGTCACCGGCAAGGGGGCCGAGGAGACGACCGTCGAGCAGCACGGCAACACCATCTCCATCACCGGGCCACGATCCCGGCACGGCTTCAGCTTCAGTTTTGGCAGCAGCCTGTTGCGGGTGCGCATCAGCACCCCCACAGGAAGTGGGCTGAGCACCAAGCTCGGCTCAGCGGAGCTGACCGCCCGCGGCCTGCTGGGCCCGTGCGACCTCCGCTCTGGCTCGGGCGACACCGTCCTGGAGGGCACCGGCCCCCTGGAGGTGACGGCCGGATCGGGCGACCTGCAGGTCAGCACCATCGGCGGTGACGCGTCGGTGCGCAGCGGCTCCGGCTGCATCCGCATCGGGCACGCTGCCGGTGACGTGCACTCGGTCACCGGCAGCGGAGACGTCCTCATCGGCGGGGTGAGTGGACAGCTCAACGCCAAGTCCGGCTCCGGCGACATCCGCGTGGAGAGCGCCGGCAGCGGCGCCGAGATCACCACGGCCAGCGGGGACATCCGCCTCGACCGGCTGGAGGTCGGGCGGGTCCAGGCACGCACCGCCTCTGGCGATGTCGAGGTCGGCGTCGCATCCGGCCTGCCGGCCTGGACCGACATCCACACCGTCACCGGTGACGTCAGGTCCGCCCTGGCCTCGCTGGGCAAGCCGGCTGAGGGTGCGCCCTTCGTCGAGCTGCGGCTGCGCTCGGTCTCCGGCGACATCACCGTCGGGCACCTTCCGGCTGAGCAGACGACCCGGTCCGCAGACGCCCCGACCGAGCCCCCCACTTTCCGACCCACCACCTCACCCGACCCGACCCGGACCTTCTGA
- a CDS encoding pilus assembly protein HicB, translating into MELTTYVERLRGEVAAATELGGPEISAAAQRVLSAVDPAIRLVLLEALTDAAAEITTELPSGSVETRLRGRAVEFVLDGVSSHEEPQESYPQDADREPIDESGDQIRITLRLPEGLKTRAEELAAELGQSLNSWLVDAVRDATTSGLRINLRTHGVRFDYPPAPPGAPRPPSGPGRRMTGWS; encoded by the coding sequence ATGGAACTCACCACATACGTCGAGAGACTGCGCGGCGAGGTCGCCGCCGCCACCGAGCTGGGCGGACCCGAGATCTCTGCCGCGGCCCAGCGCGTGCTGTCGGCGGTGGATCCCGCCATCCGCCTGGTCCTGCTCGAGGCCCTGACGGATGCGGCCGCCGAGATCACCACCGAGCTCCCGTCCGGGAGCGTCGAGACCCGGCTGCGGGGCCGGGCCGTGGAGTTCGTCCTCGACGGGGTCAGCTCCCACGAGGAGCCTCAGGAGAGCTATCCCCAGGATGCTGACCGCGAGCCGATCGACGAGAGCGGCGACCAGATCCGGATCACCCTGCGCCTCCCCGAGGGGCTGAAGACCCGAGCCGAGGAACTGGCCGCCGAGCTCGGCCAGTCCCTCAACAGCTGGCTTGTGGATGCCGTCCGCGATGCCACCACGTCGGGCCTGCGCATCAACCTGCGCACCCACGGCGTCCGTTTCGACTATCCACCCGCCCCGCCCGGTGCCCCCCGGCCCCCGAGCGGGCCGGGCCGCCGGATGACCGGCTGGTCCTGA
- a CDS encoding MBL fold metallo-hydrolase, translating to MTVGTFREIAPGTYARRSSELDLNCGLVVGSERALVIDTRSTTARGEELAAAVRAITPVEQVVVNTHAHYDHCFGNAAFRDSQIYGHVGAAESLQRTAEHQRSQVVEHLRRTERPELAQTYLDTEVVLPFYLVEDEVTPINLGDRTAYLIFGGRGHTDHDLVVAVPDVSAVFWADLVEQGADPAMDDSFPLEWAATLADLLRHPHIEGARLHVPGHGAVVDLAFVERQQETLAALAHELRAALATGVQDVDGLVAKTRGLGLQDATLRDAAVRTLETRSRTIDPNAAR from the coding sequence ATGACTGTGGGCACGTTCCGAGAGATCGCGCCCGGAACCTACGCGCGTCGCTCCTCCGAGCTCGACCTCAACTGCGGTCTGGTCGTCGGCTCAGAGCGCGCCCTGGTCATCGACACCCGCAGCACGACGGCGCGCGGTGAGGAGCTCGCCGCCGCAGTGCGGGCGATCACCCCGGTGGAGCAGGTCGTGGTCAACACCCACGCGCACTACGACCACTGCTTCGGCAACGCCGCCTTCCGCGACTCGCAGATCTATGGTCATGTGGGGGCGGCCGAGAGCCTGCAACGGACCGCCGAGCACCAGCGCAGCCAGGTCGTGGAGCACCTGCGCCGGACCGAGCGGCCAGAGCTTGCCCAGACCTATCTGGACACCGAGGTGGTCCTGCCCTTCTATCTCGTCGAGGATGAGGTCACCCCGATCAACCTGGGCGACCGCACGGCATACCTGATCTTTGGCGGTCGCGGCCACACCGACCACGACCTGGTCGTGGCCGTCCCCGATGTGTCCGCCGTGTTCTGGGCTGACCTCGTCGAGCAGGGCGCCGACCCGGCCATGGACGACTCGTTCCCGCTGGAGTGGGCGGCGACGCTGGCGGACCTGCTGCGCCACCCGCACATCGAGGGTGCTCGGCTCCACGTGCCCGGCCACGGAGCCGTCGTCGACCTCGCCTTTGTGGAGCGCCAGCAGGAGACGCTGGCCGCCCTGGCCCATGAGCTGCGCGCCGCGCTCGCCACCGGGGTGCAGGACGTCGACGGACTGGTGGCCAAGACTCGTGGCCTCGGGCTGCAGGACGCCACGCTGCGCGACGCCGCAGTCCGCACCCTGGAGACCCGATCTCGCACGATCGACCCGAACGCAGCACGATAG